In the Papio anubis isolate 15944 chromosome 15, Panubis1.0, whole genome shotgun sequence genome, one interval contains:
- the LOC116270577 gene encoding leukemia-associated protein 7, with product MASPAPLVASISHQMVALETLQLLQQEWGWGDGPGAPGNPRDPEHVSTAPARRSGPPRARPGPWREERGGGMGTRNRGTAARTGSPEEEVVRGAEGGAELLPFPQDRGPCTLARMAMRSALARVVDSTSELVNVEQTLLGPLQQERSFPIHLKDSVEFRNICSHLALQIEGQQFDRDLNAAHQCLKTIVKKLIQSLANLPSDAHVVACASLRQILQNLPDI from the exons ATGGCCAGCCCCGCGCCCTTAGTGGCCTCCATCAGCCACCAAATGGTGGCTCTGGAGACCTTGCAGCTGCTGCAGCAGGAGTGGGGCTGGGGGGACGGTCCAGGCGCCCCCGGGAACCCGCGGGACCCGGAGCACGTGTCCACCGCTCCAGCCCGTCGCTCAGGCCCGCCGCGGGCCCGGCCAGGGCCCTGGCGCGAGGAGCGGGGCGGGGGCATGGGGACCAGGAATCGGGGGACCGCGGCCCGGACGGGCTCACCAGAGGAGGAGGTAGTGCGGGGCGCTGAGGGGGGCGCCGAATTGCTGCCCTTCCCCCAGGACCGCGGGCCCTGCACCCTGGCCCGGATGGCGATGCGCAGCGCGCTAGCCCGCGTGGTGGACTCGACTTCGGAGCTGGTCAACGTGGAGCAGACGCTGCTGGGGCCCCTCCAGCAGGAGCGGTCCTTTCCCATCCACCTGAAG GATAGTGTTGAGTTTAGAAACATCTGCAGTCATTTGGCTCTACAGATTGAAGGACAGCAGTTTGACAGAGACTTGAATGCTGCCCACCAGTGTTTGAAGACAATAGTCAAGAAGCTGATTCAGTCACTTGCTAATCTTCCTTCAGATGCCCACGTGGTAGCCTGTGCTTCCTTGAGACAGATCTTACAGAATCTCCCAGACATATGA